One part of the Enterococcus sp. DIV1094 genome encodes these proteins:
- a CDS encoding ClbS/DfsB family four-helix bundle protein, with product MRPKSREELLTLAAENYEKLNQLIESVPIEQREATFDFDEAFLEKKKETHWRRDQTIKDVLIHLYEWHCLLLKWVTHNQLDEAISFIPEPYNWRTIPEMNRGFTKKHKSTTLEQATDWFKNSHEEVMRLVQSFDNDQLFQKNQYPWVGNTTLGSYFVSSTSSHYDWAIKKIKQSQKQKQKTKAVNAEKEQKK from the coding sequence AGCTGAAAATTATGAGAAGTTAAATCAGTTGATTGAGTCAGTACCGATTGAACAAAGAGAAGCAACCTTCGATTTCGATGAAGCATTTCTAGAAAAGAAAAAAGAAACGCATTGGCGAAGGGATCAAACGATCAAAGATGTGTTGATCCATCTCTATGAATGGCATTGTTTGCTATTGAAATGGGTGACACATAATCAACTAGACGAAGCAATTTCTTTTATACCAGAACCATATAATTGGCGAACGATTCCTGAAATGAATCGTGGGTTTACTAAAAAGCATAAGTCTACTACCTTAGAACAAGCGACTGACTGGTTCAAGAATAGTCATGAAGAAGTGATGCGATTGGTTCAAAGCTTCGATAATGATCAGCTATTCCAAAAAAATCAATATCCTTGGGTGGGGAATACGACGCTAGGCAGTTATTTTGTATCTTCTACATCGAGTCACTATGATTGGGCAATCAAAAAAATCAAACAAAGTCAAAAGCAGAAGCAAAAAACAAAGGCAGTTAACGCAGAAAAAGAGCAAAAAAAATAG